One window of Parambassis ranga chromosome 3, fParRan2.1, whole genome shotgun sequence genomic DNA carries:
- the LOC114433005 gene encoding USP6 N-terminal-like protein isoform X1, with translation MKKDIETLIAEERADIILKYATGRQGGVEIDPWEDADYSIYKVIDRFGFMHEDELPAPTAQEEKQKQLEVERAEKWLKMVKKWDKYKNSEKMVKRVYKGIPLQLRGRAWALMLDVERAKKENEGKYEKMKEQARLCSSEIKQIDLDINRTFRNHIMFMDRFGVKQQSLFHILSAYSVYNTEVSYCQGMSQIAALLLMYMNEEDAFWALSQLLTNQKHAMHGFFVPGFPKLQRFQTHHDQIVSKLLPRLKKHLDREQMSAGIYSTKWFLQCFIDRTPFTLTLRLWDIFILEGERLLTAMSYTVLKTHKKRLLKMSLEELREFLQERIAQTFFYSDDIIIEQLQASMTELRKMKLDLPPPGKPDELPRKPLGQELPVLLSPVQASRGKPSSARAGLSLHIISHQPDSISPDQSPSKDPRDLEAVGEDEAPLPSPDPIIIHSQAPLTPEGSPLTGPPPYQPPGSLATVTADHPSPLPDQDRDEITRTFSTASTDDPSAAATADQFTCRIPRTLSAPVSQAASPGLGLSQSESLSAAERAEDRYLAQLLEQASALSSSRNANPDASAASEETAAADS, from the exons ATGAAGAAAGACATCGAGACGTTAATAGCAGAGGAACGGGCTGATATCATCCTAAAGTATGCTACG GGCCGGCAGGGCGGGGTGGAGATTGACCCCTGGGAAGATGCCGACTACAGCATCTACAAAGTCATCGACCGCTTCGGCTTCATGCA TGAAGACGAGCTTCCCGCCCCGACTGCACAAGAAGAGAAG CAAAAGCAGCTGGAGgtagagagagcagagaaatggctGAAGATGGTGAAGAAGTgggacaaatacaaaaacagcgAGAAG ATGGTGAAGCGGGTGTACAAAGGCATCcccctgcagctcagaggacGAGCCTGGGCGCTGATGCTGGACGTGGAGCGGGCCAAGAAGGAGAACGAGGGCAAATACGAG aAAATGAAGGAGCAGGCCCGGCTGTGCTCCTCAGAGATCAAACAGATCGACCTGGATATCAACAGGACCTTCAGGAACCACATCATGTTCATGGACCGCTTCGGAGTCAA gcAGCAGTCTCTCTTCCACATCCTGTCTGCATATTCAGTCTATAACACA GAGGTGAGTTACTGCCAGGGCATGAGTCAGATCGCCGCCCTGCTGCTCATGTACATGAACGAGGAAGACGCCTTCTGGGctctgtcacagctgctgaCCAACCAGAAGCACGCCATGCACG gcTTTTTTGTCCCCGGGTTTCCCAAACTGCAGAGATTCCAAACACACCACGATCAGATCGTTTCCAAACTCCTCCCCAGGCTGAAGAAACATCTG GACCGAGAGCAGATGTCTGCAGGAATCTACAGCACCAAGTGGTTCCTACAGTGTTTCATCGACAGG ACGCCGTTCACCCTCACCCTGCGCCTGTGGGACATCTTCATCCTGGAGGGGGAGCGGCTCCTCACCGCCATGTCCTACACCGTCCTGAAGACGCACAAGA agcgTCTCCTGAAAATGTccctggaggagctgagagagTTCCTGCAGGAGCGCATCGCTCAGACGTTCTTCTACAGCGACGACATCATCATCGAGCAGCTGCAGGCCTCCATGACGGAGCTGCGGAAGATGAAGCTGGACCTCCCTCCTCCAG GAAAGCCCGACGAGCTGCCTCGTAAGCCGCTGGGCCAGGAGCTGCCCGTGCTGCTGAGTCCAGTCCAGGCCTCCAGAGGGAAGCCATCCTCAGCCAGAGCCGGCCTGAGCCTCCACATCATCTCCCACCAGCCTGACTCCATATCCCCAGACCAGAGCCCCTCCAAAGACCCCAGGGATCTGGAGGCTGTGGGTGAGGACGAGGCCCCGCTGCCTTCACCTGATCCTATCATCATCCACAGCCAGGCCCCGCTCACGCCCGAAGGCTCCCCGCTGACTGGGCCTCCGCCTTACCAGCCCCCGGGGAGCCTAGCCACGGTCACAGCAGATCATCCGTCGCCACTGCCTGATCAGGACAGGGATGAGATCACCCGTACGTTctccacagcctccacagacgACCCCTCTGCAGCTGCCACCGCTGACCAGTTCACCTGCAGGATCCCACGGACTCTGTCGGCCCCCGTGTCCCAGGCGGCCTCTCCGGGTTTGGGCCTGTCCCAGTCTGAGAGCCTGTCAGCCGCAGAGCGGGCGGAGGACAGGTACCTGgcccagctgctggagcaggccTCCGCTCTGTCCTCCAGCAGGAACGCCAACCCAGACGCGAGCGCGGCGTCAGAGGAGACGGCGGCTGCAGACTCATGA
- the LOC114433005 gene encoding USP6 N-terminal-like protein isoform X2 — protein MLRRSRSRVVENTDTHAEQDENGRQGGVEIDPWEDADYSIYKVIDRFGFMHEDELPAPTAQEEKQKQLEVERAEKWLKMVKKWDKYKNSEKMVKRVYKGIPLQLRGRAWALMLDVERAKKENEGKYEKMKEQARLCSSEIKQIDLDINRTFRNHIMFMDRFGVKQQSLFHILSAYSVYNTEVSYCQGMSQIAALLLMYMNEEDAFWALSQLLTNQKHAMHGFFVPGFPKLQRFQTHHDQIVSKLLPRLKKHLDREQMSAGIYSTKWFLQCFIDRTPFTLTLRLWDIFILEGERLLTAMSYTVLKTHKKRLLKMSLEELREFLQERIAQTFFYSDDIIIEQLQASMTELRKMKLDLPPPGKPDELPRKPLGQELPVLLSPVQASRGKPSSARAGLSLHIISHQPDSISPDQSPSKDPRDLEAVGEDEAPLPSPDPIIIHSQAPLTPEGSPLTGPPPYQPPGSLATVTADHPSPLPDQDRDEITRTFSTASTDDPSAAATADQFTCRIPRTLSAPVSQAASPGLGLSQSESLSAAERAEDRYLAQLLEQASALSSSRNANPDASAASEETAAADS, from the exons ATGCTACG gAGGAGCAGATCACGCGTGGTTGAAAACACGGACACACACGCTGAGCAGGacgaaaat GGCCGGCAGGGCGGGGTGGAGATTGACCCCTGGGAAGATGCCGACTACAGCATCTACAAAGTCATCGACCGCTTCGGCTTCATGCA TGAAGACGAGCTTCCCGCCCCGACTGCACAAGAAGAGAAG CAAAAGCAGCTGGAGgtagagagagcagagaaatggctGAAGATGGTGAAGAAGTgggacaaatacaaaaacagcgAGAAG ATGGTGAAGCGGGTGTACAAAGGCATCcccctgcagctcagaggacGAGCCTGGGCGCTGATGCTGGACGTGGAGCGGGCCAAGAAGGAGAACGAGGGCAAATACGAG aAAATGAAGGAGCAGGCCCGGCTGTGCTCCTCAGAGATCAAACAGATCGACCTGGATATCAACAGGACCTTCAGGAACCACATCATGTTCATGGACCGCTTCGGAGTCAA gcAGCAGTCTCTCTTCCACATCCTGTCTGCATATTCAGTCTATAACACA GAGGTGAGTTACTGCCAGGGCATGAGTCAGATCGCCGCCCTGCTGCTCATGTACATGAACGAGGAAGACGCCTTCTGGGctctgtcacagctgctgaCCAACCAGAAGCACGCCATGCACG gcTTTTTTGTCCCCGGGTTTCCCAAACTGCAGAGATTCCAAACACACCACGATCAGATCGTTTCCAAACTCCTCCCCAGGCTGAAGAAACATCTG GACCGAGAGCAGATGTCTGCAGGAATCTACAGCACCAAGTGGTTCCTACAGTGTTTCATCGACAGG ACGCCGTTCACCCTCACCCTGCGCCTGTGGGACATCTTCATCCTGGAGGGGGAGCGGCTCCTCACCGCCATGTCCTACACCGTCCTGAAGACGCACAAGA agcgTCTCCTGAAAATGTccctggaggagctgagagagTTCCTGCAGGAGCGCATCGCTCAGACGTTCTTCTACAGCGACGACATCATCATCGAGCAGCTGCAGGCCTCCATGACGGAGCTGCGGAAGATGAAGCTGGACCTCCCTCCTCCAG GAAAGCCCGACGAGCTGCCTCGTAAGCCGCTGGGCCAGGAGCTGCCCGTGCTGCTGAGTCCAGTCCAGGCCTCCAGAGGGAAGCCATCCTCAGCCAGAGCCGGCCTGAGCCTCCACATCATCTCCCACCAGCCTGACTCCATATCCCCAGACCAGAGCCCCTCCAAAGACCCCAGGGATCTGGAGGCTGTGGGTGAGGACGAGGCCCCGCTGCCTTCACCTGATCCTATCATCATCCACAGCCAGGCCCCGCTCACGCCCGAAGGCTCCCCGCTGACTGGGCCTCCGCCTTACCAGCCCCCGGGGAGCCTAGCCACGGTCACAGCAGATCATCCGTCGCCACTGCCTGATCAGGACAGGGATGAGATCACCCGTACGTTctccacagcctccacagacgACCCCTCTGCAGCTGCCACCGCTGACCAGTTCACCTGCAGGATCCCACGGACTCTGTCGGCCCCCGTGTCCCAGGCGGCCTCTCCGGGTTTGGGCCTGTCCCAGTCTGAGAGCCTGTCAGCCGCAGAGCGGGCGGAGGACAGGTACCTGgcccagctgctggagcaggccTCCGCTCTGTCCTCCAGCAGGAACGCCAACCCAGACGCGAGCGCGGCGTCAGAGGAGACGGCGGCTGCAGACTCATGA
- the LOC114433006 gene encoding uncharacterized protein LOC114433006 isoform X1 has translation MAASELLPVRDLHKQNGYPCYSFGYKDKGEKKQRYCEKRRRVEMDDTEEGSQLMDVGVRTDSMRLRSPGNNMSAATQCFITVTPTLQRGCGGSVPPACSDPGLASVHQLFQQTSQRLPGRVMTSQNIYLSHLCPFYNNEHTRTAGAAKSPPNTAEKGLIQLNLQPLCRSTPMTGPAVVIWTRKPSGLGISPKQDYVVKVCYFQSRNKGQPGRAGRGSRENERTLFKMAARQKTNKQERSRTPNPSAACAGSVSRLAALSAKAYNNPHLHSRGSAPWWLK, from the exons ATGGCTGCCTCTGAGCTGCTTCCAGTCAGAGACCTTCATAAGCAAAATGGCTACCCATGTTACTCTTTTGGCTATAAG GACAAAGGAGAAAAGAAGCAACGTTACTGTGAGAAACGACGACGAGTGGAGATGGATGACACCGAGGAAGGATCACAGCTGATGGATGTGGGCGTCCGAACCGACAGCATGAGGCTGAG GTCCCCTGGAAACAACATGTCTGCTGCCACACAGTGCTTCATTACTGTCACACCAACACTGCAGCGTGGCTGTGGAGGCAGCGTCCCGCCGGCCTGCAGCGACCCTGGTTTGGCTTCTGTTCACCAGCTTTTCCAACAAACGTCCCAGCGGCTCCCTGGCAgggtgatgacatcacagaacaTCTATCTGAGCCACCTTTGTCCCTTTTATAACAATGAACACACTCGCACAGCTGGAGCTGCCAAATCACccccaaacacagcagagaaggGATTAATCCAGCTCAATCTGCAGCCTCTGTGCAGATCTACACCAATGACAGGACCTGCAGTGGTAATCTGGACACGCAAACCATCTGGATTAGGAATATCTCCAAAGCAGGATTATGTGGTGAAAGTATGTTATTTCCAAAGCAGGAACAAAGGACAGCCAGGACGTGCAGGTagaggaagcagagaaaatGAACGCACTCTTTTCAAAATGGCCgcaagacaaaaaacaaacaaacaggaacgGTCCAGAACACCAAACCCATCGGCCGCCTGTGCTGGCAGTGTGTCACGGTTAGCAGCTTTGTCAGCAAAAGCCTACAACAACCCACATTTACATTCAAGGggcagcgccccctggtggctaaAGTGA
- the LOC114433006 gene encoding uncharacterized protein LOC114433006 isoform X2 produces MAASELLPVRDLHKQNGYPCYSFGYKDKGEKKQRYCEKRRRVEMDDTEEGSQLMDVGVRTDSMRLRLDSPRSRNTGGLFMMSGC; encoded by the exons ATGGCTGCCTCTGAGCTGCTTCCAGTCAGAGACCTTCATAAGCAAAATGGCTACCCATGTTACTCTTTTGGCTATAAG GACAAAGGAGAAAAGAAGCAACGTTACTGTGAGAAACGACGACGAGTGGAGATGGATGACACCGAGGAAGGATCACAGCTGATGGATGTGGGCGTCCGAACCGACAGCATGAGGCTGAG GTTGGACTCACCGAGGAGCAGGAACACCGGTGGACTCTTCATGATGTCTGGGTGCTGA
- the LOC114433007 gene encoding butyrophilin-like protein 2 isoform X1, with protein sequence MFSQHPDIMKSPPVFLLLGVPVLLGVSAAVPQPSVVEVYEEEESVLLPCQGQGPVLSGAAVVWNRKNFQNPSVHIRLSISDDLSEQNQRYRGRTSMRPDALQTGDFSLTLRNPTLTDSGTYTCTTHSAGRILNQTVVELRVRSPPLPPEFCVLTFRLLLHLIVFCPYCISASLMMSIYCSRRTASDAAVSMETAQHVSGEQAGERDAVVTEYNF encoded by the exons ATGTTCAGTCAGCACCCAGACATCATGAAGAGTCCACCGGTGTTCCTGCTCCTCG GTGTGcctgtgctgctgggtgtgtctgcag CTGTCCCGCAGCCCTCAGTAGTGGAGGtgtatgaggaggaggagtcggTCCTGCTGCCCTGTCAGGGACAGGGTCCTGTACTCAGCGGTGCCGCGGTGGTGTGGAACCGGAAAAACTTCCAGAACCCGTCAGTCCACATCCGTCTGTCAATCAGTGACGATCTCAGTGAGCAGAACCAGCGGTACAGAGGTCGAACGTCCATGAGGCCCGACGCCCTGCAGACCGGAGACTTCAGCCTGACCCTGAGGAACCCGACTCTCACCGACAGCGGAACCTACACCTGCACCACCCACAGCGCCGGCCGAATTCTGAACCAAACAGTGGTAGAGCTCAGAG TGCggtcccctcctcttcctcctgagtTCTGCGTGCTGACCTTCagactcctcctccatcttataGTCTTCTGCCCGTACTGCATCTCCGCCAGCCTGATGATGTCAATCTactgcagcaggaggacagcAAGCGatgcagccgtttccatggagACGGCCCAGCATGTTTCAGGAGAGCAGGCTGGAGAGCGCGACGCCGTCGTCACCGAGTACAACTTCTGA
- the LOC114433007 gene encoding butyrophilin subfamily 1 member A1-like isoform X2 encodes MFSQHPDIMKSPPVFLLLAVPQPSVVEVYEEEESVLLPCQGQGPVLSGAAVVWNRKNFQNPSVHIRLSISDDLSEQNQRYRGRTSMRPDALQTGDFSLTLRNPTLTDSGTYTCTTHSAGRILNQTVVELRVRSPPLPPEFCVLTFRLLLHLIVFCPYCISASLMMSIYCSRRTASDAAVSMETAQHVSGEQAGERDAVVTEYNF; translated from the exons ATGTTCAGTCAGCACCCAGACATCATGAAGAGTCCACCGGTGTTCCTGCTCCTCG CTGTCCCGCAGCCCTCAGTAGTGGAGGtgtatgaggaggaggagtcggTCCTGCTGCCCTGTCAGGGACAGGGTCCTGTACTCAGCGGTGCCGCGGTGGTGTGGAACCGGAAAAACTTCCAGAACCCGTCAGTCCACATCCGTCTGTCAATCAGTGACGATCTCAGTGAGCAGAACCAGCGGTACAGAGGTCGAACGTCCATGAGGCCCGACGCCCTGCAGACCGGAGACTTCAGCCTGACCCTGAGGAACCCGACTCTCACCGACAGCGGAACCTACACCTGCACCACCCACAGCGCCGGCCGAATTCTGAACCAAACAGTGGTAGAGCTCAGAG TGCggtcccctcctcttcctcctgagtTCTGCGTGCTGACCTTCagactcctcctccatcttataGTCTTCTGCCCGTACTGCATCTCCGCCAGCCTGATGATGTCAATCTactgcagcaggaggacagcAAGCGatgcagccgtttccatggagACGGCCCAGCATGTTTCAGGAGAGCAGGCTGGAGAGCGCGACGCCGTCGTCACCGAGTACAACTTCTGA
- the LOC114433004 gene encoding uncharacterized protein LOC114433004, which produces MSEDAYEVPERTEYRYLVQEDDEEEVQYVRHRQYISPLLVLSKRCIFFICLAVVALLVLAVYLGYVAKTLPPGLAQVSTDCGDFRGRHINGAYSFKGMRYAAPPVGTLRWAPPAGPECKSSVSDAVHFRSMCPQVRPLTSAGKTLGQEDCLFINVWTPTLQPEAKLPVMVWIHGGYLHMLSGGEPAYSPTEKLAADTKMVYVSFNYRLNAFGFLALEMLREGSPRNTSGNYGFLDQIAALKWVQRNIHVFGGDPGRVTIFGQSSGGTSVWTLMMSPLAKGLFHAAVDMSGSYVYNATLRQAESDNLVFLKKTGCSDAACLRRLSVRQVLQAVPWQEYPSWAADEMTDLPTRGHFIGPVAVVDGYVLEAPPFEVWEKKGDHSDVPFLVGTTEQEADFSPLAANISKWTWGDYRWFVTEKLQSFSKNLSEQALALYPSSAPCPTRDHCPERAYTTMVSDIRVTCPNNDLALRAAVALRSPVYRYVVTHTPSGAVNTSGGLLPYHSRFSFHCLDAVAFFGGLESVLGKPLSDQDRSFQDLITRHLVSFAKTGKMGSEWPEYPAATALLAHNLTVKQNYSAARCELWQKNGLFAYAWMN; this is translated from the exons ATGAGTGAGGATGCGTATGAGGTCCCGGAGCGGACCGAGTACCGCTACCTGGTGCAGGAGgacgatgaggaggaggtgcagtACGTCCGTCACAGGCAGTACATCAGCCCCCTGCTGGTGCTGTCCAAGCGCTGCATCTTCTTCATCTGCCTTGCCGTGGTGGCCCTGCTGGTTCTCGCCGTCTATCTGGGATACGTGGCCAAGACGCTGCCGCCGGGCCTCGCCCAGGTGTCGACGGACTGCGGAGACTTCAGAGGAAGACAC ATAAATGGAGCGTACTCCTTTAAAGGCATGCGTTACGCTGCCCCGCCCGTCGGTACCCTGCGCTGGGCTCCTCCGGCCGGACCAGAGTGCAAGAGCTCGGTGTCCGACGCCGTCCACTTCCGCAGCATGTGTCCTCAGGTGCGGCCCCTGACGAGCGCGGGGAAGACGTTGGGCCAGGAGGACTGCCTGTTCATCAACGTGTGGACGCCCACGCTGCAGCCTGAAGCCAAGCTGCCCGTCATGGTCTGGATCCACGGGGGATacctgcacatgctcagtggaGGAGAACCGGCATACTCGCCCACAGAGAAGCTCGCCGCCGACACGAAGATGGTTTACGTCAGCTTCAACTACAGACTCAACGCCTTCGGTTTTCTGGCTCTGGAGATGCTGAGAGAAGGTTCTCCAAGAAACACGTCAG GGAACTATGGCTTTCTGGACCAGATCGCGGCTCTGAAGTGGGTCCAGAGGAACATCCATGTGTTTGGAGGAGATCCTGGGAGAGTCACCATATTTGGACAGAGCTCAG GTGGGACCTCGGTGTGGACCCTCATGATGTCCCCACTGGCCAAAGGTCTCTTCCATGCGGCCGTGGACATGAGCGGCTCGTACGTCTACAACGCGACGCTGCGACAAGCCGAATCCGACAACCTGGTGTTCCTGAAAAAGACGGGCTGCAGCGACGCGGCCTGCCTCAGACGTCTCTCCGTCAGACAGGTCCTGCAG GCCGTCCCGTGGCAGGAGTACCCGTCCTGGGCTGCAGATGAGATGACAGACCTGCCCACTAGAGGGCACTTCATCGGTCCTGTCGCAGTGGTGGACGGCTACGTCCTGGAAGCTCCACCTTTTGAGGTGTGGGAGAAGAAGGGAGACCACAGCGACGTGCCGTTCCTCGTCGGGACCACGGAGCAGGAGGCTGACTTCAG TCCTCTGGCTGCGAACATCTCTAAGTGGACCTGGGGCGACTACAGGTGGTTTGTCACAG AAAAACTACAGTCCTTCAGTAAGAACCTCTCCGAACAGGCGCTGGCTCTGTACCCGAGTTCGGCCCCCTGTCCCACCAGAGACCACTGTCCAGAGCGGGCCTACACCACCATGGTGTCCGACATCAGGGTCACATGTCCCAACAACGACCTGGCCCTGAGGGCTGCAG tGGCCCTCCGCAGCCCCGTGTATCGCTACGTGGTGACGCACACGCCGTCTGGAGCGGTTAACACGTCCGGCGGCCTGCTGCCGTACCACAGCCGCTTCTCCTTCCACTGTCTGGACGCCGTGGCGTTCTTTGGAGGGCTGGAGTCCGTGCTGGGGAAACCGCTCTCTGACCAGGACAGGAGCTTCCAGGATCTGATCACTCGACACCTCGTCAGCTTCGCCAAAACAG GTAAGATGGGCTCTGAGTGGCCCGAGTACCCCGCAGCCACAGCTCTGCTGGCCCACAACCTGACGGTGAAGCAGAACTACTCGGCCGCTCGCTGTGAGCTGTGGCAGAAGAACGGCCTGTTCGCCTACGCCTGGATGAACTGA